One genomic window of Salipiger abyssi includes the following:
- a CDS encoding MqnA/MqnD/SBP family protein, whose protein sequence is MRNTKTEDRLCARPLRVHLVDRPNTRALLSGRLSAPGLKLEFCHASTPPQGFRRMVREGAYDISELPLMTFLQARAMGRPLTLLPAVVMGRFQHRFLAARADERWGPEALRGKRIAARSYSVTTVTLVRAILWHQYGIAPEELHWLCTDDSHVDGICDPPHVQRLDAEGRSLEELLLDGTVDAAVLGREITHPGLRCVIADPDAAARDWVARTGVMQINHIVAADEELVSRYPEAVRQVWQMLGEAARATPRSELGYDVAPFGLEANRKSLEFALDCAFEQGLTPGRLELETLIHPALRDLV, encoded by the coding sequence GTGCGTAACACCAAAACCGAAGACCGGCTCTGTGCCCGCCCGCTGCGGGTGCATCTGGTCGACCGGCCCAACACGCGGGCCCTGCTGTCCGGGCGTCTTTCGGCGCCCGGGCTGAAGCTTGAGTTCTGCCACGCCAGCACGCCACCGCAGGGCTTTCGTCGGATGGTGCGCGAGGGCGCTTACGATATCTCCGAGCTGCCGCTGATGACCTTTCTTCAGGCCCGCGCGATGGGGCGTCCGCTGACATTGCTGCCGGCGGTGGTCATGGGGCGGTTCCAGCACCGCTTTCTCGCCGCCCGCGCGGACGAGCGCTGGGGCCCGGAAGCGCTGCGCGGCAAACGCATCGCCGCACGCTCCTATTCGGTGACCACCGTGACGCTGGTACGGGCGATCCTCTGGCATCAATACGGCATCGCCCCCGAGGAGCTGCACTGGCTCTGCACCGACGACTCTCATGTGGACGGGATCTGCGACCCGCCGCATGTGCAGCGTCTAGACGCCGAGGGGCGCAGTCTGGAAGAGCTGCTGCTCGATGGCACCGTCGATGCGGCGGTGCTGGGCCGCGAGATCACCCATCCCGGGCTGCGCTGCGTGATCGCCGATCCCGACGCGGCGGCGCGGGACTGGGTCGCGCGCACCGGTGTCATGCAGATCAACCACATCGTTGCGGCGGATGAGGAACTGGTCTCGCGGTATCCCGAGGCGGTGCGGCAGGTCTGGCAGATGCTGGGCGAGGCGGCCCGCGCGACGCCGCGGTCGGAGTTGGGATATGACGTGGCGCCCTTCGGGCTGGAGGCAAACCGCAAGAGCCTTGAATTCGCACTGGACTGCGCCTTCGAGCAGGGGCTGACGCCGGGTCGGCTGGAGCTGGAGACGCTCATTCACCCGGCGCTGCGGGATCTGGTCTGA
- a CDS encoding tripartite tricarboxylate transporter permease: MELFQHLELGLSVALASQNIMYCFLGVLMGTLIGVLPGIGPVATIALLLPITYGVPPESALVLLAGIYYGAQYGGSTTAILLSLPGESSAAVTVLDGYQMAQQGRAGAALATAALGSFFAGTVATFVIALASPPLTKLAMSFGSAEYFSLMVLGLLGAVSLASGSVLRAITMAVLGILLGLVGQDVYTGVTRMTMDIPELMDGVSFSALAMGIFGLGEVVRNLRSPEERTVTKSSIGRLMLSWQEIKQIAMPVVRGTGIGSVLGVLPGGGSLLSSFVSYTTERKMAKDPSRFGKGAIEGVAGPESANNAGAQTSFIPMLTLGIPSNPVMAMMIGALIIQGITPGPNVINERPELFWGVIASMWLGNLMLVVLNLPLIGVWVRLLTVPYRFLFPAIVGFCCIGVFSVTNSGFGLYVLLVAFIFGFIVWELDCEPAPLLLGFLLGPMLEENFRRAMLLAHGEIGTFVVRPISAGILLVALVMILIVALPNVRKSRNEVFVE; encoded by the coding sequence ATGGAGCTTTTCCAACATCTCGAACTCGGTCTGAGCGTCGCGCTTGCGAGCCAGAACATCATGTATTGCTTTCTCGGTGTGCTGATGGGCACCCTGATCGGGGTCCTGCCGGGCATCGGGCCTGTGGCGACCATCGCGCTGCTGCTGCCGATCACCTACGGTGTGCCGCCGGAATCCGCGCTGGTGCTGCTGGCGGGCATCTATTACGGCGCGCAATATGGCGGCTCGACCACCGCGATCCTGCTCAGCCTGCCGGGCGAGTCCTCGGCGGCGGTGACGGTGCTCGACGGCTACCAGATGGCCCAGCAGGGCCGCGCCGGGGCGGCGCTCGCCACGGCGGCGCTTGGGTCGTTCTTTGCCGGCACGGTCGCCACCTTCGTCATCGCACTGGCCTCGCCGCCGCTGACCAAGCTGGCGATGAGCTTCGGCTCGGCGGAGTATTTCTCGCTCATGGTGCTGGGGCTTTTGGGCGCGGTGTCGCTGGCCTCCGGCTCGGTGCTGCGGGCGATCACCATGGCGGTGCTCGGCATTCTGCTCGGGCTGGTGGGGCAGGATGTCTATACCGGCGTCACCCGCATGACCATGGATATCCCCGAGCTGATGGACGGGGTGTCCTTCTCGGCGCTGGCCATGGGGATCTTTGGTCTGGGCGAAGTCGTGCGCAACCTGCGCTCGCCCGAAGAGCGCACCGTCACCAAGAGCAGCATCGGCCGGCTGATGCTGAGCTGGCAGGAGATCAAGCAGATCGCCATGCCGGTGGTGCGCGGCACAGGCATCGGCTCTGTGCTGGGCGTGCTGCCGGGCGGCGGGTCGCTGCTCTCCTCCTTCGTCTCCTACACCACCGAGCGCAAGATGGCGAAAGACCCGTCTCGCTTCGGCAAGGGGGCGATCGAGGGTGTCGCGGGGCCGGAGAGCGCCAACAATGCCGGCGCGCAGACCTCCTTCATCCCGATGCTGACGCTGGGCATCCCGTCGAACCCGGTGATGGCGATGATGATCGGCGCGCTGATCATCCAGGGCATCACCCCCGGCCCCAATGTCATCAACGAGCGACCCGAGCTGTTCTGGGGCGTCATCGCCTCAATGTGGCTCGGCAACCTGATGCTGGTGGTGCTGAACCTGCCGCTGATCGGGGTCTGGGTGCGCCTGCTGACGGTGCCCTACCGGTTCCTGTTCCCGGCCATCGTCGGCTTCTGCTGCATCGGGGTGTTCAGCGTGACCAATAGCGGCTTCGGCCTCTACGTCCTTCTGGTGGCCTTCATCTTCGGCTTCATCGTCTGGGAACTGGACTGCGAACCGGCGCCGTTGCTGCTCGGCTTCCTGCTCGGGCCGATGCTCGAGGAGAATTTCCGCCGCGCGATGCTTCTGGCGCATGGCGAGATCGGCACCTTCGTGGTGCGTCCGATCTCGGCGGGGATCCTGCTGGTGGCACTGGTGATGATCCTGATCGTCGCGCTGCCGAATGTGCGGAAATCGCGCAACGAGGTGTTTGTCGAATGA
- a CDS encoding tripartite tricarboxylate transporter TctB family protein, whose product MQEVRVNKTVGAGLVFIAFAIAFAFGALQLDLGTLSQLGPGYFPFAMAMLLLILGVVSLVEGLRKPDVSTVTIPWRPIIMIVVALLFFGSTIRGLGLMPTLFLTIFAAAMADKRNTLLSATCLSAVMSVFSWLVFKVGLGAVVPTFGPWLVSY is encoded by the coding sequence ATGCAGGAAGTAAGAGTCAATAAAACGGTCGGGGCAGGGCTGGTTTTCATCGCCTTCGCAATCGCGTTCGCCTTTGGCGCGCTACAGCTCGATCTCGGAACGCTGAGCCAGCTCGGGCCGGGGTATTTCCCCTTCGCGATGGCGATGCTTCTGCTTATCCTTGGCGTCGTCAGCCTGGTCGAGGGGCTGCGCAAGCCGGACGTCTCGACCGTGACGATCCCCTGGCGCCCGATCATCATGATCGTCGTGGCGCTGCTGTTCTTCGGGTCGACGATCCGGGGCCTCGGCCTGATGCCGACGCTGTTCCTGACCATCTTCGCCGCCGCCATGGCCGACAAGCGCAACACGCTGCTCTCGGCCACCTGCCTGAGCGCGGTCATGTCGGTCTTTTCCTGGCTGGTGTTCAAGGTCGGGCTCGGCGCCGTCGTGCCGACCTTCGGGCCTTGGCTCGTGAGCTATTGA
- a CDS encoding Bug family tripartite tricarboxylate transporter substrate binding protein, with protein sequence MKRLIASVAAVATLLLPGLASADEWPSRPPTIIVPYSAGGSSDTMARAVAQFLSEKFGQQFIIENRGGAGGSIGASAAAKADPDGYTFLFAPTGVAVINKMVYGNLDYDFEEAFVPVIRLNKSAMVFVANPEAEANTFAEFVELARAEPGQLNVGIPGIGSTPHMLLAETARRLDLEVNVIPYKGGGPLSNDLVAGQLMYGVDGLQGYTSQLSTETLKALAVGTEDRMSLFPDVPALNETGVEEFADFGTSGLQSIWAPAGTPDEIIASMNGAINEYLDGEAGKKLLSSMAMDPVGGSPEDLAAAVDSLTALWGPVVEQLNIRKD encoded by the coding sequence ATGAAACGACTGATTGCAAGCGTTGCCGCCGTTGCGACGCTTTTGCTGCCGGGCCTTGCGAGCGCCGATGAGTGGCCGTCGCGGCCGCCGACCATCATCGTGCCCTATTCCGCGGGCGGCAGCTCCGACACGATGGCCCGCGCCGTGGCGCAGTTTCTCAGCGAGAAATTCGGCCAGCAGTTCATCATCGAGAACCGTGGCGGTGCCGGTGGCAGCATCGGCGCGTCCGCCGCGGCCAAGGCCGATCCAGATGGCTATACCTTCCTGTTCGCGCCGACTGGCGTGGCGGTGATCAACAAGATGGTCTACGGCAATCTCGACTACGATTTCGAAGAAGCCTTTGTGCCGGTGATCCGGCTCAACAAGAGCGCCATGGTCTTCGTCGCGAACCCCGAGGCCGAGGCCAATACATTTGCCGAGTTCGTCGAGTTGGCGCGGGCCGAGCCCGGTCAGCTCAACGTGGGCATTCCGGGCATCGGCAGCACGCCCCATATGCTGCTGGCCGAGACTGCCCGGCGGCTCGACCTCGAAGTGAACGTGATCCCCTACAAGGGCGGCGGGCCGCTTTCGAACGATCTGGTCGCGGGTCAGCTCATGTATGGTGTCGACGGCTTGCAGGGGTACACCTCGCAGCTTTCCACGGAGACGCTCAAGGCGCTTGCCGTGGGCACCGAGGACCGCATGTCGCTGTTCCCGGACGTTCCGGCGCTGAACGAGACCGGCGTGGAGGAGTTCGCCGATTTCGGAACCTCGGGGCTTCAGTCGATCTGGGCACCAGCCGGCACGCCGGACGAGATCATCGCCAGCATGAACGGCGCGATCAACGAGTATCTCGATGGCGAGGCGGGCAAGAAGCTGCTGAGCTCGATGGCGATGGATCCGGTCGGGGGCAGCCCCGAGGATCTTGCGGCGGCGGTCGACTCGCTGACCGCGCTCTGGGGCCCGGTGGTCGAGCAGCTGAACATCAGGAAAGACTGA
- a CDS encoding FAD-dependent oxidoreductase: MSDHAPTPDTQTDVAVIGAGPAGLAAAVAAASAGASVTVVELCDDIGGRGIVSGGNIHLGGGNALQARLGIEDTPDAVFADWVRHDLPESRFCDRDLVRAYADHSVETYEFLAEHGVRFIDTPTAVKLDVKSVGPQSVPRVFRCEEWPVAEELALRESGRNGSGLVRALERSARRLGVVFRLGHRMTRIAPGPEGQPQIVEGTAPDGPFAITARRGIVLATGGSTGNVNFRRIFDPRLTEEYQQVGAPVAQQTGDGEIAAMAYGASLWGTAAQTAGTCLVMAKTHHIGCRWGYKRLKYRTDSPHFPRAGATGLTVSDWQNVILVNQAGKRFWNEEDEDQAFFDAAMGYCRREGAPDGGGPIWAIFDADAVAREGWTPEPPHVDPRYFAKGETLGELVANLDNPYQSTPLDRAALAETVARYNCFVAEGVDRDFGKPQPRYPIARPPFYAAWATPMIHDSLAGLRIDGGARVIGLDGAPIPGLFCAGESHGGFPQHGLGRSVLFGRLAGLGAARREG; the protein is encoded by the coding sequence ATGTCAGACCACGCGCCCACCCCCGACACACAGACCGATGTGGCCGTGATCGGCGCCGGCCCGGCGGGGCTTGCCGCCGCCGTCGCCGCCGCCTCGGCGGGCGCCTCGGTGACGGTGGTCGAGCTTTGCGACGATATCGGCGGGCGCGGTATCGTCAGCGGCGGCAATATCCATCTCGGCGGCGGCAACGCGCTTCAGGCGCGGCTGGGGATCGAGGACACGCCGGATGCGGTGTTCGCCGACTGGGTGCGCCACGATCTGCCCGAAAGCCGGTTCTGCGACCGCGATCTGGTGCGCGCCTATGCGGATCACAGCGTTGAAACCTATGAGTTTCTCGCCGAGCATGGCGTGCGCTTCATCGACACGCCCACGGCGGTCAAGCTCGATGTGAAATCGGTCGGACCGCAAAGCGTGCCCCGGGTGTTTCGCTGCGAGGAATGGCCGGTCGCCGAAGAGCTCGCACTGCGCGAAAGCGGGCGCAACGGGTCGGGTCTGGTCCGCGCGCTGGAGCGCAGCGCACGGCGGCTGGGGGTCGTGTTCCGGCTCGGTCACCGGATGACGCGGATCGCGCCAGGGCCCGAGGGTCAGCCGCAGATCGTGGAAGGCACCGCGCCGGACGGCCCCTTTGCGATCACCGCCCGGCGCGGCATCGTGCTGGCCACCGGCGGCAGCACCGGCAACGTCAACTTCCGGCGGATCTTCGACCCGCGACTGACCGAGGAATACCAGCAGGTCGGCGCGCCGGTGGCGCAGCAGACCGGCGATGGCGAGATCGCGGCGATGGCCTATGGCGCCTCGCTCTGGGGCACGGCGGCGCAGACGGCGGGCACCTGTCTGGTGATGGCCAAGACCCATCACATCGGCTGCCGCTGGGGTTACAAGCGGCTGAAATACCGCACTGACAGCCCGCATTTCCCCCGCGCCGGCGCCACCGGGCTGACGGTGAGCGACTGGCAGAACGTCATCCTCGTCAATCAGGCTGGCAAGCGGTTCTGGAACGAAGAGGACGAGGATCAGGCGTTTTTCGATGCCGCGATGGGCTATTGCAGGCGCGAGGGCGCACCCGACGGCGGCGGCCCGATCTGGGCAATCTTCGATGCCGATGCGGTCGCGCGTGAGGGCTGGACCCCGGAGCCGCCGCATGTGGACCCGCGCTATTTCGCCAAAGGCGAGACGCTGGGCGAGCTGGTCGCCAATCTCGACAACCCCTATCAGAGCACCCCGCTGGACCGGGCGGCGCTCGCCGAGACGGTGGCGCGGTACAATTGCTTTGTCGCCGAGGGGGTGGACCGGGATTTCGGCAAGCCCCAGCCACGCTATCCGATCGCCCGCCCGCCGTTTTACGCCGCCTGGGCCACGCCGATGATCCATGACAGCCTCGCCGGGCTGCGGATCGACGGAGGCGCAAGGGTGATCGGCCTGGATGGCGCGCCAATCCCCGGGCTGTTCTGCGCCGGCGAGAGCCATGGCGGCTTTCCGCAGCACGGGCTGGGACGCTCGGTGCTGTTCGGGAGGCTGGCGGGGCTGGGGGCTGCGCGGCGGGAAGGGTAG
- a CDS encoding thiamine pyrophosphate-requiring protein: MKVGEAIAEILKREGIEVVAGYPLNHMLEYSAKADIRPIIVRQERVGLHMADAISRMTSGEKIGVFVMQHGPGAENAFGGVAQAYGESVPLLVMPMGYDRKAAHVEPNFNSVTSMRSVTKSAEPITSGADVPDIMRRAFSRLRNGRGGPVLVEIPKDIWQEEVPEPLDYVPAKIARSMPDPAEIEAAVDLLLSAERPVIYAGQGVHYAKAWPELKEFVELSGIPICTSLEGKSAFPETHELALGSGGAAIPRTVRHFLDRSDVIFGVGCSFTKTSFGVAMPSGKKVIHNTNDANHLAKDIPLEIGLLGDSRLTLTAMLDVMKARLSGPRDRSAVVAEIKEVHEGWLAEWLPKLTSDEAPLSPYRVLWDLQKTVDMPNTIITHDAGSPRDQLSPFWQSETPLSYIGWGKTTQLGYGLGLAMGAKVACPDKLCINVWGDAAIGFTGMDFETCVRERIPIMSVLLNNYCMALELDVMPVSTEKFRSTDISGNYADMATAFGGYGERVTRPEDIVPAIRRGIEKTQQGIPVLLEFMTSKETVTSRYKVEELTI; this comes from the coding sequence ATGAAGGTCGGTGAGGCAATCGCAGAGATCCTGAAACGGGAGGGTATCGAGGTCGTGGCCGGATACCCGCTCAACCACATGCTCGAATACAGCGCCAAGGCGGATATCCGTCCGATCATCGTGCGTCAGGAACGGGTCGGGCTGCATATGGCCGACGCGATCTCGCGCATGACATCGGGCGAAAAAATCGGTGTCTTCGTCATGCAGCACGGCCCCGGCGCCGAGAACGCCTTTGGCGGCGTGGCGCAGGCTTATGGCGAATCCGTGCCGCTGCTGGTCATGCCCATGGGTTACGACCGCAAGGCCGCGCATGTGGAGCCGAATTTCAACTCGGTGACCAGCATGCGCTCGGTGACAAAGTCCGCCGAGCCGATCACCAGCGGCGCCGATGTGCCCGACATCATGCGCCGGGCGTTCTCGCGCCTGCGCAACGGCCGGGGCGGGCCAGTGCTGGTCGAGATCCCCAAGGATATCTGGCAGGAGGAAGTGCCCGAGCCGCTCGATTACGTGCCGGCCAAGATCGCGCGCTCGATGCCCGATCCGGCAGAGATCGAGGCGGCGGTGGATCTGCTGCTCTCGGCCGAGCGCCCGGTGATCTATGCGGGGCAGGGGGTGCATTACGCAAAGGCCTGGCCCGAGCTGAAAGAGTTCGTCGAGCTGTCGGGCATTCCGATCTGCACCAGCCTCGAGGGCAAAAGCGCCTTTCCCGAAACCCACGAGCTGGCGCTGGGGTCGGGCGGGGCCGCGATCCCGCGCACGGTGCGGCATTTCCTAGACCGCTCCGATGTGATCTTCGGTGTCGGGTGCAGCTTTACCAAGACCTCCTTCGGGGTGGCGATGCCGAGCGGCAAGAAAGTCATCCACAACACCAACGACGCCAACCATCTGGCCAAGGATATCCCGCTGGAGATCGGCCTGCTGGGCGACTCGCGGCTGACACTGACGGCGATGCTGGATGTCATGAAAGCCCGGCTCTCCGGCCCGCGTGACCGCAGCGCCGTGGTCGCGGAGATCAAGGAGGTGCATGAGGGCTGGCTGGCGGAATGGCTGCCCAAGCTTACCTCGGATGAGGCACCGCTCTCGCCCTACCGGGTGCTTTGGGATCTGCAAAAGACCGTGGATATGCCCAACACCATCATTACCCACGATGCCGGCAGCCCGCGCGACCAGCTCTCGCCCTTCTGGCAGAGCGAGACGCCGCTCAGCTATATCGGCTGGGGCAAGACCACGCAGCTCGGCTACGGGCTGGGACTTGCGATGGGGGCCAAGGTGGCCTGCCCGGACAAGCTCTGCATCAATGTGTGGGGCGATGCGGCCATCGGCTTTACCGGCATGGATTTCGAGACCTGTGTGCGCGAGCGCATCCCGATCATGTCGGTGCTTCTGAACAACTATTGCATGGCGCTGGAACTCGACGTGATGCCGGTCTCGACCGAGAAATTCCGTTCGACCGATATCAGCGGCAACTATGCCGACATGGCGACGGCCTTTGGCGGCTATGGCGAGCGGGTGACCCGGCCCGAGGATATCGTGCCGGCGATCCGGCGGGGCATCGAGAAGACGCAGCAGGGCATTCCGGTGCTGCTCGAGTTCATGACTTCGAAGGAAACGGTCACATCGCGCTACAAGGTGGAAGAGCTGACGATCTGA
- a CDS encoding alpha-hydroxy acid oxidase produces the protein MFRARIANVADLERRARQRMPRFAYNYLTGGAGDSASTHRNRRALQEMVFATRRLVGADIRTEVKLFGQEYSAPLGVAPLGMANVAWPGLDLMLARSAREARLPFVLSTMATTTIEAAAEAAEECFWFQLYIAKSDEITFGLIDRAREAGTDVLVLTVDVPAPSRRNASIRDGFELPLRYTPRLLADLALHPRWSIQTLLAGAPLMRNYAAYAKSENTQKVGAFAGKRNKFGTTWDDFKRIREAWQGRLVIKGISNGEDAARAVREGADAVWVSNHGGRQLESSPATVDLLPAVRAATPDNVPVFFDGGVRGGEDIVKGTALGADMVFAGRSFAYAGAAGGQAATTQCMEILIAEMRSTMAQIGLHSPEALRSAPVFFGQEAERMVPGKAAE, from the coding sequence ATGTTTCGAGCCAGGATCGCCAATGTCGCGGATCTCGAAAGGCGGGCGCGGCAACGCATGCCGCGTTTCGCCTATAATTACCTGACCGGGGGCGCCGGAGACAGCGCCAGCACGCATCGCAACCGCCGCGCGCTTCAGGAGATGGTCTTTGCCACGCGCCGGCTGGTCGGCGCCGATATCCGCACCGAAGTCAAGCTCTTCGGGCAAGAATACAGCGCACCGCTGGGGGTCGCCCCTTTGGGCATGGCAAATGTCGCCTGGCCCGGGCTCGACCTGATGCTGGCGCGCAGCGCCCGAGAGGCCAGGCTGCCCTTCGTGCTGAGCACCATGGCCACCACCACGATCGAAGCGGCGGCAGAGGCGGCGGAAGAGTGCTTCTGGTTCCAGCTCTATATCGCGAAATCCGACGAGATCACCTTTGGCCTGATCGACCGCGCGCGCGAGGCCGGCACCGATGTGCTGGTACTGACCGTCGATGTGCCCGCGCCCTCGCGCCGCAACGCCTCGATCCGCGATGGGTTCGAGCTGCCGCTGCGCTATACGCCAAGGCTGCTCGCCGATCTGGCCCTGCATCCGCGCTGGAGCATCCAGACCCTGCTGGCCGGCGCCCCGCTGATGCGGAACTATGCCGCCTACGCGAAATCCGAGAACACCCAGAAGGTTGGCGCCTTTGCCGGCAAGCGCAACAAGTTCGGCACCACCTGGGACGACTTCAAGCGCATCCGCGAGGCCTGGCAGGGACGTCTGGTGATCAAAGGCATTTCCAACGGCGAGGACGCCGCCCGCGCGGTGCGCGAAGGGGCGGACGCGGTCTGGGTGTCGAACCATGGCGGGCGACAGCTCGAATCCTCACCCGCGACCGTCGATCTGCTGCCCGCGGTGCGCGCGGCGACCCCCGACAACGTTCCGGTGTTTTTCGACGGCGGCGTGCGCGGCGGCGAGGATATCGTCAAGGGCACGGCGCTTGGCGCGGATATGGTTTTCGCGGGCCGCAGCTTTGCCTATGCGGGCGCGGCGGGCGGTCAGGCCGCGACGACGCAATGCATGGAGATCCTGATCGCCGAAATGCGCTCGACCATGGCGCAGATCGGCCTGCACAGCCCCGAAGCGCTGCGCAGCGCGCCTGTCTTCTTCGGCCAGGAAGCGGAGCGGATGGTGCCCGGCAAGGCCGCCGAGTGA
- a CDS encoding universal stress protein, with translation MYKTILIATDGSPLAGKALEHGVALAKAVGAEIVVVTVTEMWSALDMSRERPKQAVQAIQAYEAHESDHARTILDAACGLARDAGVACETCHVGDQHPAEGILQAAKMSNADLIVMATHGRRGVNRVLLGSQTNEVVTHSDIPVLVLR, from the coding sequence ATGTACAAGACAATCCTGATCGCAACGGATGGCAGCCCGCTTGCCGGCAAGGCGCTGGAGCACGGCGTCGCGCTGGCCAAGGCCGTCGGCGCCGAGATCGTCGTGGTCACGGTGACCGAGATGTGGTCGGCGCTGGACATGTCGCGGGAGCGACCGAAACAGGCGGTGCAGGCGATTCAGGCCTATGAGGCGCACGAGTCAGATCATGCCCGGACGATCCTCGACGCGGCCTGCGGTCTGGCCCGCGATGCGGGTGTCGCCTGCGAGACCTGCCATGTCGGCGACCAGCACCCGGCGGAGGGCATCCTTCAGGCGGCGAAGATGTCGAATGCGGACCTGATCGTGATGGCGACGCATGGCCGGCGCGGCGTCAACCGCGTGCTGCTGGGCAGCCAAACCAACGAGGTGGTGACCCACAGCGACATTCCGGTGCTCGTCCTGCGCTAG
- a CDS encoding LysR substrate-binding domain-containing protein, with protein sequence MNIRQLEAFHAVMETGSVTLAGERLGISQPAVSKLLKSFSENCGFRLFTRSGGRMLPTSDAQLLASEVSRLFSGTDRIQKLARAVRDREWGEVTIAAPPALSARFLAHALGPLMAAQKNMHISITSQSSPRVAELVEGQQIDIGLSVQPFEHPNVRSELVMRFAMICALPAAHPLASKRLIRVEDLKDEPFVGLARDDCSIMTIDRAFQLRGVQKRAVVEVPMSETACDFVAGGAGVSIVPPFVGLGYGEDKLVRRPIVPLTTMNVWIMLPASRPPSLAAERIVEVLRAKLQRYDVDMAEGGNAADRRPERA encoded by the coding sequence ATGAACATTCGCCAGCTCGAAGCCTTTCACGCGGTGATGGAAACGGGATCCGTCACGCTCGCCGGTGAACGGCTGGGCATCTCCCAGCCCGCCGTCAGCAAACTATTGAAATCGTTTTCGGAAAACTGCGGCTTCCGGCTCTTCACCCGCAGCGGCGGTCGCATGCTGCCGACCTCAGACGCGCAGCTTCTGGCCTCCGAAGTCTCGCGCCTGTTTTCGGGCACGGACCGGATTCAGAAGCTCGCCCGCGCCGTTCGGGATCGCGAGTGGGGCGAGGTCACCATCGCCGCGCCGCCGGCGCTCTCTGCCCGTTTTCTGGCCCATGCGCTTGGCCCGCTGATGGCCGCGCAGAAGAATATGCACATCTCGATCACCAGCCAGTCGAGCCCGCGAGTCGCCGAGCTGGTCGAGGGCCAGCAGATCGACATCGGCCTGTCGGTGCAGCCTTTCGAGCACCCCAATGTGCGCTCGGAGCTGGTGATGCGCTTTGCGATGATCTGCGCGTTGCCCGCCGCGCATCCGCTGGCCTCCAAACGGCTGATCCGGGTCGAGGATCTCAAGGATGAGCCCTTTGTCGGGCTGGCGCGCGACGATTGTTCGATCATGACCATCGACCGGGCCTTTCAGCTACGCGGCGTGCAGAAACGCGCGGTGGTCGAGGTGCCGATGTCGGAAACCGCCTGCGATTTCGTCGCCGGCGGCGCCGGTGTCTCCATCGTGCCGCCCTTTGTCGGGCTGGGCTATGGCGAGGACAAGCTCGTCCGCCGCCCGATCGTGCCGCTGACCACGATGAATGTCTGGATCATGCTGCCCGCCTCGCGTCCGCCCTCACTGGCCGCGGAGCGCATCGTCGAGGTGCTGCGGGCCAAGCTCCAGCGCTATGACGTGGATATGGCCGAGGGCGGAAACGCAGCGGATCGCCGGCCCGAACGGGCCTAG